One Streptomyces sp. CG4 genomic window, TCATGGACGAGCAGGGGAACGTCCTGCGGGTCGTCCGCAGCCGCTCGAAACCGTCCTACGACCCCGAGCGGCAGGCGTACCAGCTGATCGGCACCCTGCAGGAGGTCACCGAACCGGCCCCGGGCACCCAGGCCGCCCGCAGTGCGGTCACCGGCGACTGGCGGCGCTCGCGCGAGGCGTTTCTGCTGGACGCGGGCCGGGCGCTGGCGGAGGCGGAGTCCACGGCGGAGGTCTTGCGGGTGGCCGGCGGCCTGTCGATGCCGGGGTTCTCCCCGGACGGGCTGGTGGTGTTCGGGGTGCAGGGCGACCGGCTGACGATCATCGGCCAGCACGGGCACCAGCCCGGTGACCTCGGCCCCTTCTCGAACATGCCGCTGACCACCCACTATCCGGCGGCCCAGGTCGCCCGCACGGGCCGCGCGGTGTATCTGTCCTCCCCCGAGGAGTACAAGGCCCGCTACCCGGCGACCTGGCAGCTCGCCCGGCGCTTCGGCCGCAGCTCCTGGGCCTTTCTGCCGCTGACGGTGGCCGGACGCACGATGGGCGCCTGGCTGGCGGCCTTCACCTACCCCGTGGCGTTCACCCCCGACGAACGCGCCGTCCTCGCGACGGTGGCCCGGATGCTCGCCCAGGCGCTGTCCCGCGCGGAGGTCACCGAGTCGGAGCGGGAGCTGGCGGCGGGCCTGCAGCGCTCCATGCTGCCCTCGCTCGGCCCGGAGATCCCCGGCATGGAGGTGGCCGCCCGGTACATCCCGACCGGCGGCGGCCTCCAGGTCGGCGGCGACTGGTACGACATGATCCCGCTGCCCTCCGGGCGCGTCGCGCTGGCCATGGGCGACGTACAGGGCCATGACGTACGGGCCGCGGGCCTCATGGGCCAGCTGCGCATCGCCCTGCGCGCCTATGCCTCCGAGGGCCACCGCCCGGACGCCGTGCTCTCCCGCGCCTCCCGCTTTCTGCACGGCATCACCCACGACGACGAGATGACCGACCTCCGCTTCGCGACCTGCGTGTACGTGGAGGCCGACCCGGTGACCGGCACGCTGGAGATCGCCCGTGCCGGCCATCCGGACCCGGCGATCCGGATGGCCGACGGCACGGTGATGATGCGGCCGACGGCGGGCGGGCTGCCGCTGGGCATCGACCCGGACGCGGACTATCCGACGACCCGCTTCACCCTGGAGCCCGGCGAGACGCTGATGCTCTGCACCGACGGCCTGATCGAGACCGGCGGACACGACCTGGAGAGCGGCTGGCGGCGGCTGCGCGCGATCCTGGAGGCCCACCGGTGGGACGCCGGCCCCGATCTGGAGTCGCTGGCCGACGCGCTGGTGCAGGGTGTGCACGGGCCGTCCTCGCACCACACTGTCGGCCCCCTGACCGACCGGCGCGAGGACGACATCGCGCTGGTCCTGCTGCGCCGCCCGCAGCAGGACTGCGGCTGCGGCGCCACCGTGACCGTACGGCCGCGGGTGCGGCGCACGCTGCTGCAGGTGGCACAGGACGAGCCGGACCGGATCGCCGAGGCCCGCCGGCATCTGCGCGAGCTGCTGCACGACTGGGCCCCCGCCGAGCAGATCGACTCGGCGGTGCTGCTGGTCTCCGAGATGGTCACCAACGTCCTCGTCCACACCGACGCCGACGCGCTGCTGCTCGCCGAGGTGACCGGCGAGGCGGCGGCACGGCGGCTGCGGGTGGAGGTCACCGACGCGGGCGACGACCTCCCGCACAGGCGCCGGCCCGGCGAACTGGCCTCCTCCGGCCGCGGTCTGATGCTGATCGAACTGCTCGCGGACGCCTGGGGGGTGGACCCGCGGGGCGAGGGCAAGAGCATCTGGTTCGAGCTCTACGAGTCGGAGGACGCCGTGGGAGGCGCGGCGGGAGGCATGCCGGGGGGCGCGCCGGAACTCGGTGCGCCGGAGGACGGCGTAGCAGGCGGGGAGTCGGCGGGCGCCGCGTAACGGGTCCGCAGCTCCTGTACGACCCCGAAGGCGGCCGCGGTCAGCGGTACGGCGAGGAGCATGCCGAGGATGCCCGCGACGGAGGCCCCGGCGGTGATGGCGAGCATCACCACGGCCGGATGCATCTGCACCGTGCGGCTCTGGATGACCGGCTGCAGCACATGCCCCTCCAGCACCTGCACGGCGAGCACCACTCCGAGCGCCCACAGCGCGATGACGAAGCCGCGGTCGGCGAGGGCGACGAGAATCGCCACCGCACCGGAGATGAAGGCACCCAGGTAGGGGATGTAGGCGCCGACGAAGACGAGCGCACCGAGCCCGATCGCGCCCGGCACCTGAAGGATCAGCAGCCCGATGGTGATGCACACGGCGTCGATGAGCGCGATGACGGTCGTCCCGCGCATGAACCCCTCCACCGCCTCGAAGGCGCGCCGGGCCATCGCCTCCAGGGTGTCGGCGGTGTTGCCGGGCGCGACGGACCGGAGGGTCTCGACGGCCCGGTGGGAGTCGCGCAGGAAGAAGAAGACGAGCAGCAGGGCGAGCACCGCCATCGCGATGCTCTCGGCGGCCACGCTGACCCCGCTGATCACGTTGGACACGGCCGTACCGCCGAACTTGCCCAGCAGCTTGCGGGAGTTGGCGGCGAGGTCGTCCAGGCCGGTGCCGGCGGCCCCGAAGTGCTGGGAGACGGACTTGGCGGCGTCCCGGAGCGAGGCGATGATCTGGTCGCCGGTGTCGATCAGCGCGGCGACGACGATGTACACGGCGCCGCCGACGACGGCCACGACGGCGACACAGGTGAGCCCGGCCGCCACCGACTCCTGCACGCCGGTCCGCACGAGCCGCCGGTACAGCGGGCCGAGCAGCGCGGTCCCGAGCAGGGCGAGCAGCACCGGTGTGACGGCCGTACGGAACTCGCCGCACAACCGCACCGCGACCCAGCCCACCCCGGCGACGAGCAGCAGCACGGCACACCAGGCGGCGAGACGGCGCACGGGGTCGGGCAACAGCTGCACACGTCCAGCGGATCACGGGCGCCGGCGGGCGTCCTGCCGTACGGGGCCGGGCGGGTGACGGGCGGGTGAAGCCGTCGCCCCGCCGCCGTACCCGGGGCTTCCGCCTCGTCCGCCGGGCCCGGCGCAGGCGTGAGCGGCCGCCCTGGGGCGGGGCGACCGCTCACGCGATGGCTGATCGTGCGTTGCCGGCGCTTCCTCAGAGGCCGAGCAGGCCGTGCAGGAGGCAACCGAGGCCGAGGAGGCCGCAGTTCTCGTTGCCGTTGCCGTTTCCGTTGTTGCCGTTGCCGTTGCCGCCCAGGACCGCGGCCACGCTCTGCTGGACGACGCCCGTCGGTACCTGGGCCTGAGCCTGGGCGGGGGCGGCCAGCGTGACACCGCCGACGGTGAGGAGGGCACCGGCCGCGGTACATGCCATGGCCCTGCGGATGCTGCTCATATGTGTCTCCTGATCTCGTTGAGTGCGAGGTGTCGGCCACCAAGGAGCGACCACTCAATGCGCGCCGTGGAACGATTAGCGCATTTGTGACGTTATGGTGACGATCGGGGTGACGCCTTGCGGAGTTGGGCCATCCGTGTCGTCGCGGCGTCCTGCCCGGGGCACGCACGAAGCCCCGTCCGGGTCGGACGGGGCTTCGACTCAACCAACCGGGCTCACTGCCCCTGCGGTCCGCTCTCGGTCATCCCGTGCACCGCCGGGATCGTCCCGAGGCGGCCCTTCTGGAAGTCCTCGAAGGCCTGCATCAGTTCTTCCTTGGTGTTCATGACGAACGGGCCGTAGTGCGCCATGGGCTCACGGATGGGCTGTCCGCCGAGGAGGACGACCTCGAGGTCCGGCGTGCGGGAGTCCTGCCGCTCGTCCGCGCGGACGGTCAGCGCGGACCCGGCGCCGAAGACGGCGGTCTGGCCGAGGTGGATCGGCCGGCGCTCCGTGCCGACACTGCCGCGGCCCGCGAGGACGTAGGCCAGGCCGTTGAAGTCCTCGCGCCAGGGCAGGGTGACCTCGGCGCCCGGGGCGACGGTCGCGTGGACCATCGTGATCGGGGTGTGGGTGATGCCAGGGCCCTCGTGGCCGTCCAGCTCGCCCGCGATGACGCGCAGCAGCGCACCGCCGTCCGGCGTCGTCAGCAGCCGGACGCTGCCGCCGCGGATGTCCTGGTAGCGCGGGGCCATCATCTTGTCCTTGGCCGGGAGGTTCACCCACAGCTGCAGGCCGTGGAAGAGTCCGCCGGACATGACGAGGGACTCCGGCGGGGCCTCGATGTGCAGGAGGCCCGAGCCCGCGGTCATCCACTGGGTGTCGCCGTTGGTGATGGTGCCGCCACCGCCGTTGGAGTCCTGGTGGTCGAATATCCCGTCGATGATGTAGGTGACGGTCTCGAAGCCGCGGTGCGGGTGCCACGGGGTGCCCTTGGGCTCGCCCGGCGCGTACTCCACCTCGCCCATCTGGTCCATCATGATGAACGGGTCGAGGTGGCGGTAATTGATCCCGGCGAACGCCCGGCGCACCGGGAAACCCTCGCCCTCGAAACCGCTCGGGGCGGTCGTGACGGCCAGCACGGGACGCGCCACGGCGTCGGCGGGAGTGGTCACCCGGGGCAGCGTCAACGGGTTCTCGACGGTCACTGCAGGCATGGTCGGTACCTCCTTGTGCGCTCACTTTAGTTGAGCATTGAACTTCTTGCCACCCCCAACAGAAGGAGCCCGGAGGGAATTCCCTCCGGGCTCGCACTCAGGCGCGCGGGTCAGCCGTACATGCGCCGCATCGCGAAGTCGACCATCTGCTCGACCGCCTTCGCGTCGAAGACCATCCGGTGCTCGCCCTCCATGTCCAGGACGCAGCCGTAGCCGGTGGGCAACAGGTCGATCACCTCCGCACCGGTGATCACGAAGTACTTGGACTCCTTGCCCGCGTACCGGCGCAGCTCCTTGAGCGAGGTGAACATCGGGATCACCGGCTGCTGGGTGTTGTGCAGGGCGAGGAAGCCGGGGGTGTCGCCGCGCGGGCAGTACACCTTCGACGTGGCGAAGATCTGCTGGAAGTCCTCGGCGGACATCTGCCCGGTGGTGAAGGCGCGCACCGCGTCCGCGAGCGAGGGCGGGGACGGCTCCGGGTACAGCGGCGCCTGCTGGCCGTACCCGCCGACACCGCCCGGCATCTGCTGCTGCGACGAGCCGTACTGCTGCTGAGCGGCGCCGCCGTCCATGGGCTGCCCGTATCCGTACATGGGCGCAAGCGTACCGAGCCGGACCGGCGCGGTGGGGCCCGGAGAATTTATGTAGCGATCGATAGATAATTCTGCTACGGTTTTCATATCGACCGCTACAGACAGCGACTCCGGGGGGTCACCTCATGTCCGGCAGCACAGCACGCCCCGCCCTGCTCCTCGCCCACGGCGCCGGCGGCTCCGTCGCCGCCAACTACGGCCCGATGATGGAGCAGTTGAGAGCGCGGTACCGGGTGATCGGCATCGACTACCCGGGCGCGGGCAGCACCCCACGCGCCACCCGGCGGCTGGAGCTGGACGAGCTGGCCGACCGACTGACGGCCGCCGCCGACGCGGAGGGGGTCGGGCGGTTCGCCGTGTCCGGATTCTCGCTGGGCGGCGCGGTGGCGATACGGCTGGCCGCGCGACACCCGGAGCGGGTCACGGCGCTCGCTCTCACCGCGCCCTTCGCCCGCGCCGACACCGGGGTCCGGCTCACCGCGCGCGTGTGGCGCTCGCTCATCGCGGCCGGTGACACGGACACGCTGGGGCGCTTCCTGCTCGCACGCTGCCTGAGCCCGGCCGCGCTGGAGGCGATGGATCCGCAGGAGCTGGAGACCGCGGTCAAGGAGACGGGCGCGGGCGTCCCGGTGGGCACGCCGGAGCACGTCGAGCTGGTGGAACGGCTGGACGTGACGGCCGACCTGGCCCGGATCACCGCGCCCACCCTGGTCGTCTCGCCCGTCGACGATCCGCTGATCCCGCCCCGGCTGCACCGTGCGGTGGCGACGGGGATCCGCGGGGCCCGGCTGGTGGAGATAGCGGGCGGCCACCTGCCCTTCGCCGAGCACCCGGACCGGTGGGCGGCCCTGCTCACGGACGGGCTCACGGACGGGCTCGCCCCCGGGTCCGCGAGCGGCGTCTCGGACAGGCTCGCAGACGGGGGGACGGACGGGGAGGAGTAGACCCTTCTCACACTCGGCCGATAGGGGTTGCTTCTTATTACCGACGGGTAGCATCATCGGAGCTACTTGTTGGTACGTGAACTAGGTGCGAGGAGCCAGTGCCTCGCCGATCTCTCTACGGAGCCATCGCCATGGGGCACTACAAGTCGAATCTCCGCGACATCGAGTTCAACCTCTTCGAAGTACTGGGGCGCGACAAGGTGTACGGCACCGGCCCGTTCGAGGAGATGGACGTCGACACCGCCAAGAGCATCCTGGAGGAGATGACCCGCCTCTCGGAGAACGAGCTGGCGGAGTCCTTCGCCGACGCCGACCGCAACCCGCCGGTCTTCGACCCGGAGACCAACACCGCGCCGGTCCCGGCGTCCTTCAAGAAGAGCTACCAGGCCTTCATGGACTCCGAGTACTGGCGGCTCGGCCTGCCCGAGGAGATCGGCGGCACCACCTCGCCGCGCTCCCTGATCTGGGCCTACGCCGAGCTGATCCTGGGCGCCAACCCGGCCGTGTGGATGTACTCCTCGGGCCCGGCGTTCGCCGGCATCCTCTTCGAAGAGGGCAATGAGGTCCAGAAGCACATCGCCAAGATCGCCGTGGAGAAGACCTGGGGCTCCACCATGGTGCTCACCGAGCCGGACGCCGGTTCGGACGTGGGCGCCGGCCGCACCAAGGCGATCCAGCAGGAGGACGGCTCCTGGCACATCGAGGGCGTGAAGCGCTTCATCACCTCCGGTGAGCACGACATGGAGGAGAACATCCTCCACTACGTGCTGGCGCGCCCCGAGGGCGCCGGCCCGGGTACCAAGGGCCTGTCCCTCTTCCTCGTCCCGAAGTACCTCTTCGACTTCGAGACCGGCGAGCTGGGCGAGCGCAACGGCGTCTACGCCACCAACGTCGAGCACAAGATGGGCCTGAAGGCCTCCAACACCTGCGAGATGACCTTCGGCGACCAGCACCCCGCCAAGGGCTGGCTCATCGGTGACAAGCACGAGGGCATCCGCCAGATGTTCCGCATCATCGAGTTCGCTCGCATGATGGTCGGCACGAAGGCGATCTCCACGCTGTCCACGGGCTACCTGAACGCGCTGGAGTACGCCAAGGAGCGCGTGCAGGGCCCGGACCTGGCCAACTTCCTGGACAAGACCGCGCCCAAGGTCACCGTCACCCACCACCCGGACGTGCGCCGCTCGCTGATGACGCAGAAGGCGTACGCGGAGGGCATGCGCGCCCTGGTGCTGTACACCGCCTCGGTCCAGGACGCGATCCAGGTCAAGGAGGCGAACGGCGAGGACGCCTCCGCCGAGCACGCGCTGAACGACCTGCTGCTGCCGATCGTCAAGGGCTACGGCTCCGAGAAGGGCTACGAGCAGCTCGCCCAGTCGCTGCAGACCTTCGGCGGCTCCGGCTTCCTGCAGGAGTACCCGATCGAGCAGTACATCCGCGACTCCAAGATCGACACTCTGTACGAGGGCACCACCGCGATCCAGGGCCAGGACTTCTTCTTCCGGAAGATCGTCCGCAACCAGGGCGCCGCGCTGAACTCCCTCGCCGAGGACATCAAGAAGTTCCTGGCGCTCGGCACCGGCGGCACGGAGCTGGCCGGCGCCCGTGAGCACCTGGCCAAGGCGGCCGTGGAACTGGAGGCGATCGTCGGTCTGATGCTGACCGACCTCGCCGCCACCGAGCAGGACACCAAGAACATCTACAAGGTGGGCCTGAACACCACCCGCCTGCTGCTGGCCTCCGGTGACGTCGTCGTCGGCTACCTGCTGCTGAAGGGCGCCGCGATCGCCGCCGAGAAGCTGGCCTCGGCCTCCGCCAAGGACACGGCGTTCTACACCGGCAAGATCGCCGCGGCGAAGTTCTTCGCCGCGAACGTCCTGCCGGGCGTCACGCTCGCCCGCAAGGTCGCCGAGGGCGTCGAGCTGGACCTGATGGAGCTGGACGAGGCCGCGTTCTAAGAAAGCGTTCCTGCGGACAGGTCGGCGGATACGTCCCTGTAAGTCGCTCCTGCAGACCGTTCCTGCAGATACGTCCCTGTAGATACTGTGCGGGCCCGCTCCCTTTCCGGGAGCGGGCCCGTGCACGTCGTTAAGGTGAATCCTATGAGCGCACCAGCCCGCTTCGACCGCGGCCACACCGACGACCTGATGTCCTTCCTGGCGGCCGGCCCATCGCCGTACCACGCCGTGGCGAATGCCGCGGAGCGGCTGGAGAAGGCGGGCTTCCGGCAGGTCGCCGAGACGGACGCCTGGGACGGGACCAGCGGTGGCAAGTACGTGCTGCGCGGCGGCGCGATCATCGCCTGGTACGTCCCCGAGGGCGCTGAGGCACACACGCCGTTCCACATCGTCGGCGCGCACACCGACTCCCCGAACCTCAGGATCAAGCCACGGCCGGACAGCGGGGCGCACGGCTGGCGCCAGGTCGCCGTCGAGATCTACGGCGGTCCGCTGATGAACTCCTGGCTCGACCGCGACCTGGGCCTGGCCGGCCGGCTGAGCCTGCGCGACGGTTCCACGGTGCTGGTCAACGTGGACCGGCCGCTGCTGCGTGTGCCCCAGCTCGCCATCCACCTGGACCGTTCGGTCAGCACCGAGGGGCTCAAGCTCGACAAGCAGCGCCATCTGCAGCCGATCTGGGGTCTCGCCGACGATGTGCGGGACGGCGATCTGATCGCCTTCCTGGAGGAGGAGGCCGGTCTTGCGGCCGGCTCCGTCACCGGCTGGGACCTGATGACACACCCGGTGGAAGCCCCCGCCTACCTCGGCCGGGACCGGGACCTGGTCGCCGGTCCCCGGATGGACAACCTGCTGTCGGTGCACGCGGGCGTGGCCGCGCTGGCCGCCGTCGCCACCTCCGGCGCACCGCTCACCCGCATCCCCGTGCTGGCCGCGTTCGACCACGAGGAGAACGGCTCCCAGTCGGACACCGGCGCGGACGGCCCGCTGCTCGGATCCGTCCTGGAGCGCTCGGTGTTCACCCGCGGCGGTACCTACGAGGACCGGGCCCGCGCCTTCGCCGGCACGGTGTGCCTGTCCTCCGACACGGGCCACGCCGTCCACCCCAACTACGCGGAGCGGCACGACCCGACGCACCACCCGCGCGTCAACGGCGGCCCGATCCTCAAGGTCAACGTCAACAACCGCTATGCCACGGACGGTTCGGGCCGCGCGGTCTTCGCCGCGGCGTGCGAGAAGGCGAACGTGCCCTTCCAGTCGTTCGTCTCCAACAACTCCATGCCGTGCGGCACCACGATCGGCCCGATCACCGCGGCCCGGCACGGCATCCGGACCGTGGACATCGGCGTCGCGATCCTCTCCATGCACAGCGTCCGCGAACTGTGCGGCGCCGACGACCCGTTCCTGCTGGCGAACGCGCTGGTGGCGTTCCTGGAAGGCTAGTCGGGCTCAAGGGGTTGCCCGCGCCCCCGGGGGCGCGGGGCTGTATCGATGTGCGGCGCAGCAGCCGACGAACCGGCCCCCACGCCCCACGGCGCTACTCGTCCATCCCGGCCAGAACCAGCGGCAGCCGCTCCACCCCACCCTCCACGAGCCGGATCGGAACGCCCCAGTCCTGCTGGTGCACATGGCAGGCAGGATATGCGTTGGCCGGGTCGTCATCGCAGGAGGCTGCCATCGCCGAGACGTGCAGCACCCCCTCCATGACGGAAGGGTTCAGCTCCAGCTCGCGCGAGAGGTCCGTGTCTGCCCCTTCCCCCTTGCGCAGCAGCTCGGGCGGGGTGGCGGAGACCAGCAGGCGGGTGGAGGGGCCATACCGCGTGTCCAGCTTCTGGCCGGCCGGGGCCTGGAAGATGACGTCCAGCTTCAGCCGGCCCGGGGCGACCTCGGTGGCCGCGCGCCGGGTGCGGTGGGCGACCGACTCCACGCGCACCGCCTCCTCGGGCAGCCGCAGCCGGGTCAGCCGGTGCCGGGCCGACTCCACGACCACGATGTCCTCGCCGGCGAGCACGGCGTCACTGGGCTCGCGCAGATCGGTGGCGAGCGTCGTGACCTCGCCGGTCGCCGGGTCGTAGCGGCGCAGGGCGTGGTTGTAGGTGTCGGCGATCGCGACCGAACCGTCCGGCAGGGCGGTGACACCCAGCGGGTGCTGGAACAGGGCCTGCTCGGCGGCGCCGTCGCGATGGCCGAAGTCGAACAGACCGGTACCGACGGCCGTGTGGACGGACCCGTCGAGATCCACCCAGCGCAGGGCGGACGTTTCGGAGTCGGCGAGCCAGAGCCGCTCGGCGGTGGCCGCGAGGCCGGAGGGCTGCGCGAACCAGGCCTCGGCGCCGGGGCCGTCGACCAGGCCCTCGTTGGTGGTGCCCGCCGCGACGGCGACGGTCTCGGTGCCGGGGTCGTACGTCCACAGCTGGTGGACGCCCGCCATGGCGATCCACACCTTGCCGCCGAAGACCGCCACGTCCCAGGGGGACGAGAGGTCCACCTCGCGGGCCGGGCCGGCGGTCGCGGCCCCCTGCCACCACTGTCTGCCGGTGCCGGCCAGGGTCGTCACCGCGCCGGTGGCGAGGTCCAGCCGGCGCAGGGCGTGGTTGACGGTGTCGGCCACGACCACCGAGCCGGCGTCGAGGAGGGCGAGGCCCTGCGGCTCGCTGAAGGCCGCCTCCGCGGGACCGCCGTCCGCGAACCCGCGCGTGCCGGAGCCGATGCGCCGTACGACGGTCTCGGTGTCCTTGGCCAGCTCCACCAGCTGGTGCCTGGTGGTGTCGCTGACCAGGAAGGTCCCGCCGGGCAGCGGCAGCGCCTTGCCCGGGAAACGGAGGGTGCCCGGCTCCGGCTCGGGCGCCACATAGGGCCCGTCGCCGCGGCGCAGCGTGCCCTTCACCTCATGCTCGGCCTCCAGCTCCTCGACCAGCCGCTCGATCGCGTGGGCATGGCCCTCGCCCGCGTGCTGGGCGACGACATATCCCTCCGGGTCGATCACGACGAGCGTCGGCCAGGCACGCACCGCGTACTGCTTCCAGGTGGCCAGCTCCGGGTCGTCCAGCACCGGGTGCGCCACGCCGTAGCGCTCCACCGCGTCCACGACCGCCTGGTGCTCCGCCTCGTGCACGAACTTCGGGGAGTGCACGCCGATGACGACCACCGTGTCCCGGTGCTTCTCCTCCAGCTCGCGCAGCTCGTCCAGGACGTGCAGGCAGTTGATACAGCAGAAGGTCCAGAAGTCCAGGACGACGATGCGTCCGCGCAGGTCGGCGAGGGTGTACGCGGTGTGGCCCGTGTTCAGCCAGCCGCCCTTGCCGATCAGCTCGGGGGCGCGGACGCGGGCGCGTCGGGGTGCGGAGTCGGTCATGGCTCAAGAGTGCCACCCGACTCCGACAGCCACTTCGGCGCCTGTGGACAACTATGGACACCCCGGTCCGAGGGGCTCCGCGTCCTGTGGACAGCCCCGACCGGTGGATTCCGACGGAGCGTCAGGACAGGGCATGACCGGTGGTGGCGTCCACGTGGTCCGGCACCTCCTCGTGCCGGTCGCCGACCGACAGGGTGCCGCTCGGTTCGAGGACGAGGATCTCGGTGGGCACGCGTGCGTACGGCTTGTGCTCGGTCCCGCGCGGGACGGTGAACACCGAGCCCTTGGGCAGCACGACCGTGCGCTCTCCGGCCGGCTCACGCAGACCGATCCGCAGTTCGCCGTCGAGGACCAGGAAGAACTCGTCGGTGTGATCGTGGACGTGCCAGAGGTGCTCACCCTCCACCTTCGCCACACGTACGTCGTAGTCATTGACGGTGGTGACGATGCGCGGGCTCCACTGCTCGGTGAACGAGGCGAGGGCGGCTTCGAGGGAGATGGGTTCCATGGGTTCATCGTGCGGGTGGCCCTCGGCGTCGTACGAGTGCTAGGAATCGCATATGTCGCAAGGATCCTCTCACCGACGCCCGCGTAGGGCACATCGGGTCGCCGTGATCGTCGACGAGGGCACCAACCCCTTCGAGGTCGGGGTCGCCACCGAGCTGTTCGGGCTGCCGAGGCCCGAACTGGGCTTTCCGGAGCCGCTGTACGAGGTGACGCTGTGCGCGCCCGCGTCCGGGGTGCGGATGAACCACGGCTTCTTCACCCTGACCGGCGTGCCCGGCCTGGAGGCGGTGGACGAGGCCGACACCCTGGTCGTACCGGGCCGCCCCGACAACGTGGTACCGCGCGGTGCCGACGTCCTCGACGCCATCCGGCGCAGCCACGCGCGCGGGGCCCGCGTCGTCAGCTTCTGCACGGGCAGCTTCGCCCTCGCCGAGGCCGGGCTGCTCGACGGGCGACGGGCCGCCACGCACTGGATGTGGGTGGACACCTTCCGGGAGCTGCATCCCAGGGTGCTGCTGGAGCCGGATGTGCTGTTCGTGGACGAGGGCGACATCCTCACCGCCGCCGGCAGCGCGGCCGCGCTCGACCTCGGCCTGCACCTGTGGCGCCGCGACC contains:
- a CDS encoding NHL domain-containing thioredoxin family protein, translated to MTDSAPRRARVRAPELIGKGGWLNTGHTAYTLADLRGRIVVLDFWTFCCINCLHVLDELRELEEKHRDTVVVIGVHSPKFVHEAEHQAVVDAVERYGVAHPVLDDPELATWKQYAVRAWPTLVVIDPEGYVVAQHAGEGHAHAIERLVEELEAEHEVKGTLRRGDGPYVAPEPEPGTLRFPGKALPLPGGTFLVSDTTRHQLVELAKDTETVVRRIGSGTRGFADGGPAEAAFSEPQGLALLDAGSVVVADTVNHALRRLDLATGAVTTLAGTGRQWWQGAATAGPAREVDLSSPWDVAVFGGKVWIAMAGVHQLWTYDPGTETVAVAAGTTNEGLVDGPGAEAWFAQPSGLAATAERLWLADSETSALRWVDLDGSVHTAVGTGLFDFGHRDGAAEQALFQHPLGVTALPDGSVAIADTYNHALRRYDPATGEVTTLATDLREPSDAVLAGEDIVVVESARHRLTRLRLPEEAVRVESVAHRTRRAATEVAPGRLKLDVIFQAPAGQKLDTRYGPSTRLLVSATPPELLRKGEGADTDLSRELELNPSVMEGVLHVSAMAASCDDDPANAYPACHVHQQDWGVPIRLVEGGVERLPLVLAGMDE
- a CDS encoding cupin domain-containing protein — encoded protein: MEPISLEAALASFTEQWSPRIVTTVNDYDVRVAKVEGEHLWHVHDHTDEFFLVLDGELRIGLREPAGERTVVLPKGSVFTVPRGTEHKPYARVPTEILVLEPSGTLSVGDRHEEVPDHVDATTGHALS
- a CDS encoding GlxA family transcriptional regulator, translating into MSQGSSHRRPRRAHRVAVIVDEGTNPFEVGVATELFGLPRPELGFPEPLYEVTLCAPASGVRMNHGFFTLTGVPGLEAVDEADTLVVPGRPDNVVPRGADVLDAIRRSHARGARVVSFCTGSFALAEAGLLDGRRAATHWMWVDTFRELHPRVLLEPDVLFVDEGDILTAAGSAAALDLGLHLWRRDHGAELANAVSRRLVFAAHRDGGQRQFVERPVPDVPDESLGPLLAWVQERLGEPLTVADLAARAAVSPATLHRRFRAQLGTTPLAWLTGERVALACRLIERGEERLDVVAARSGLGTAANLRARLRRETGLSPSDYRRRFGPRSPLLPTT